The Shinella zoogloeoides genome includes a region encoding these proteins:
- a CDS encoding DeoR/GlpR family DNA-binding transcription regulator, producing the protein MNYSKRHSDILRLLQQDGTVSISDLARRLDVSLETVRRDIKPLTSSGTVVKMHGAVALPSILGEAPFEKRMRENSDAKKAIAVAMAATIRDGDSIMLDTGTTTSYLARELLGHRRLTVVTNSSDIARTLSTINDNRVYMAGGELRSDNGAAFGVSAIEFISHFTVGHAVITTGAIDAEIGVMDYDLEEAEFARAVVSRGKRAVVITDHTKFGRQGLVRVCEFGALTELFTDRIPPRDIGSALKTAGVAVVLAS; encoded by the coding sequence ATGAACTACTCCAAGCGTCACAGTGACATTCTTCGCCTTCTCCAGCAGGACGGAACGGTGTCCATTTCCGACTTGGCAAGAAGGCTCGATGTCTCGCTGGAAACCGTTCGCCGCGATATCAAGCCGCTGACAAGCAGCGGAACGGTCGTGAAGATGCACGGCGCCGTCGCGTTGCCCTCCATCCTCGGCGAGGCGCCGTTCGAAAAGCGCATGCGGGAGAACAGCGATGCAAAGAAGGCGATCGCCGTCGCCATGGCCGCGACGATCCGCGACGGCGACTCGATCATGCTCGATACGGGCACGACGACCAGTTACCTCGCCCGCGAACTGCTCGGCCACCGCCGCCTGACCGTCGTGACCAATTCCTCGGATATCGCGCGCACGCTGTCTACCATCAACGACAACCGCGTCTATATGGCGGGCGGCGAGCTGCGGAGCGACAACGGCGCGGCCTTCGGCGTCTCGGCAATCGAGTTCATCAGCCACTTCACCGTGGGCCATGCGGTCATAACGACGGGCGCGATCGATGCGGAAATCGGCGTGATGGATTATGATCTGGAAGAAGCCGAGTTCGCGAGGGCCGTCGTCTCCCGTGGCAAGCGCGCCGTGGTCATTACCGACCACACCAAGTTCGGCCGGCAGGGCTTGGTCCGGGTCTGCGAATTCGGCGCGCTTACCGAGCTCTTCACCGATCGGATACCACCACGCGATATCGGTTCAGCGCTCAAAACGGCCGGCGTCGCCGTGGTTCTCGCGAGCTGA
- a CDS encoding heme-degrading domain-containing protein has protein sequence MTEAIAEDIRRLEEQERLLRFTSFGPADAWALGNRVREVALARGAGVAIDISLRDRTLFHVALPGTTTDNAEWIRRKRNTVLRLWSASYLVGRRLALSGRDQVEARNLSYADFATHGGSVPLFVAELGCVGAVTVSGVPERIDHAIVADAMASFLNIDLGDARLPE, from the coding sequence ATGACCGAAGCGATTGCAGAGGATATCCGGCGGCTGGAGGAACAGGAACGCTTGCTGCGTTTTACCAGCTTCGGCCCGGCGGACGCATGGGCGCTCGGCAACCGGGTGCGCGAGGTGGCGCTTGCCCGCGGCGCGGGCGTGGCGATCGATATCTCTCTCAGGGACCGGACGCTCTTTCATGTGGCTCTGCCCGGCACCACGACCGACAATGCCGAATGGATCCGCCGCAAGCGCAACACGGTGCTGCGCCTGTGGAGCGCTTCCTATCTCGTCGGCAGGCGCCTTGCGCTTTCCGGCCGGGACCAGGTCGAGGCGCGCAATCTCTCTTATGCCGATTTCGCCACCCACGGCGGCAGCGTTCCACTTTTCGTTGCCGAGCTGGGCTGCGTCGGAGCGGTGACCGTCTCGGGGGTGCCGGAGCGCATCGACCATGCGATCGTCGCCGACGCCATGGCATCCTTCCTGAATATCGATCTGGGTGATGCGCGCCTGCCTGAATAA
- a CDS encoding phosphotransferase, producing MEGDGLDRVVEERIRALPCWRGSIEISPLPGGISNESYLVADQARRHVVRFGRDYPFHHVYRDRELMTARAAHVAGFGPEILYSAQGVMVSAYLGARPLCAGDVASDYRRIADLLRRFHIAMPREVEGAAFLFWPFHVVRDYARTLSIGGSRMLRQVPAYLELAEELEAAQLPLPIVFGHNDLLPANILDDGERLWLIDFEYAGFSTAMFDLAGVTSNAELPADIAEDFLTVYSGSRPSFEMRRAHAAMQCASLLRESMWAMVSELHLAVPGADYAGHAASNLVRLEEALDHYRTTYGKRLK from the coding sequence ATGGAAGGCGACGGGCTCGACCGCGTCGTTGAGGAGCGAATTCGCGCCCTGCCCTGCTGGCGCGGATCCATAGAAATTTCGCCCCTTCCCGGCGGCATCAGCAATGAGAGCTATCTGGTGGCTGATCAGGCCCGGCGGCACGTCGTTCGGTTCGGGCGGGACTATCCGTTCCATCATGTCTATCGCGACCGAGAGCTCATGACGGCGCGGGCAGCGCACGTCGCAGGATTCGGACCGGAAATTCTCTATTCCGCACAAGGCGTTATGGTCTCAGCCTATCTGGGCGCTCGACCGCTCTGCGCCGGTGATGTGGCCAGTGACTATCGCCGGATTGCTGACCTCCTGCGTCGCTTTCATATAGCCATGCCAAGGGAGGTCGAGGGCGCGGCTTTCCTGTTCTGGCCCTTTCATGTGGTGCGGGACTATGCCCGAACGCTGAGCATCGGCGGCAGCCGCATGCTGCGGCAGGTACCGGCCTATCTCGAACTGGCCGAGGAACTGGAGGCGGCGCAGCTTCCGCTGCCTATCGTCTTTGGCCACAACGACTTGCTTCCCGCCAATATCCTCGATGACGGGGAGCGGCTTTGGCTGATCGATTTCGAATATGCCGGCTTCTCGACGGCCATGTTCGATCTTGCCGGCGTCACATCCAATGCCGAGTTGCCCGCAGACATCGCCGAGGATTTTCTGACCGTTTATTCCGGCTCTCGGCCTTCCTTCGAAATGCGGCGTGCGCATGCTGCCATGCAATGCGCCTCGCTTCTGCGCGAATCCATGTGGGCGATGGTGTCCGAACTGCATCTTGCCGTGCCCGGTGCGGATTATGCCGGCCATGCGGCAAGCAATCTTGTCCGCCTCGAAGAGGCGCTCGATCACTACCGAACGACCTACGGGAAACGCCTCAAATGA
- the repC gene encoding plasmid replication protein RepC, whose protein sequence is MEMDGITTPFGRRTMTLGMLASQAIAKKIAPEASVDKWKLYRSLCEARPKLGISDRSLSVLNALMSFYPKTDLNGSDGLVVFPSNAQLSLRTHGMAETTLRRHLAALVEAGLLSRRDSPNGKRYVRRDRHGMIGEAFGFSLAPLLARAREIETLAAEVTAERLLLQRLRERVTLVRRDITKLIGTALEDGLAGDWTQYEAEYRRQVDALPRVATTEILEPILDALETLRTEILKYLEQQIILQNTAGNAGHIERHKQNSQSESISDSEHRFERKREENLGVEPLLSHQTSMKEPTRTGEREASREGMQPTSQRAPLPGDSARLQPPKPFPLGLVLQACPEIVPFGPGGSISSWRDLMTAAVVVRSMLAVSPSAYEEACQALGPENAATVIACILERSGHIISAGGYLRDLTRKAERREFSLGPMLMALLRTGGVPAKQAG, encoded by the coding sequence ATGGAGATGGACGGCATTACGACGCCTTTCGGGCGGCGGACAATGACGCTCGGCATGTTGGCAAGCCAGGCGATCGCGAAAAAGATCGCGCCGGAAGCCAGCGTCGACAAATGGAAGCTATATCGCTCGCTTTGCGAGGCACGGCCGAAGCTCGGCATCAGCGACCGTTCGCTTTCGGTGCTGAACGCGCTGATGAGCTTTTATCCGAAGACCGATCTTAACGGCAGCGACGGGCTGGTGGTGTTCCCATCGAATGCCCAGCTCTCGCTGCGCACGCATGGCATGGCGGAAACCACGCTGCGCCGGCATCTTGCCGCGCTCGTGGAAGCCGGTCTCCTCTCCCGCAGGGACAGCCCGAACGGCAAACGCTACGTCCGCCGCGACCGGCATGGCATGATCGGCGAAGCATTCGGCTTCTCGCTCGCACCCCTCCTTGCCCGGGCAAGAGAGATCGAAACGCTGGCCGCCGAGGTCACCGCCGAGCGTCTGTTGCTTCAGCGTCTGCGCGAGCGCGTGACACTGGTGCGCCGCGACATCACGAAGCTGATCGGCACGGCGCTGGAAGACGGCCTTGCCGGTGACTGGACGCAGTACGAAGCGGAATATCGCCGGCAGGTGGACGCCTTGCCGCGCGTCGCCACGACGGAAATCCTGGAGCCGATCCTCGACGCACTCGAAACCTTGCGGACGGAAATCCTCAAATATCTGGAACAGCAGATTATTTTGCAAAATACGGCCGGCAATGCCGGCCATATTGAGCGGCACAAACAGAATTCACAATCCGAATCTATTTCTGATTCTGAACATCGCTTTGAAAGGAAGCGGGAGGAAAATCTTGGCGTGGAGCCGTTGCTGTCGCATCAGACGAGCATGAAAGAGCCGACAAGAACCGGCGAGCGGGAAGCCAGCCGCGAGGGGATGCAGCCAACCAGCCAGCGTGCACCACTCCCAGGCGATTCTGCGCGGTTGCAACCTCCAAAGCCCTTCCCGCTTGGGCTCGTTCTGCAGGCTTGCCCCGAAATCGTGCCGTTCGGACCGGGTGGCAGCATTTCGAGCTGGCGCGATCTGATGACGGCCGCCGTCGTGGTGCGCTCGATGCTGGCGGTCAGCCCCTCTGCCTACGAGGAGGCCTGCCAGGCGCTCGGGCCGGAAAATGCGGCGACCGTGATTGCCTGCATCCTCGAGCGCTCGGGCCATATCATCTCGGCTGGCGGCTATCTCCGCGATCTCACCCGTAAGGCGGAACGGCGGGAGTTCTCCCTCGGACCGATGCTGATGGCCCTTCTGCGAACGGGCGGAGTGCCGGCGAAACAGGCGGGCTGA
- a CDS encoding DUF6074 family protein, translated as MPPLASVQPRRRSIATDTVVPFPAERRTAQIRHCAGELDGLQGEDARLYWIRVCRELAEELRKLGSSENQARTAVLAFQDEVQQELFRMHHAEDV; from the coding sequence ATGCCGCCACTCGCCTCGGTCCAGCCGCGCCGCCGTTCCATCGCCACCGATACCGTCGTTCCGTTTCCGGCCGAACGCCGGACGGCCCAGATCCGCCATTGTGCCGGCGAGCTGGACGGGCTTCAGGGAGAGGATGCGCGCCTCTACTGGATAAGGGTGTGCCGGGAATTGGCGGAAGAACTGCGCAAGCTCGGTTCGAGCGAAAACCAGGCACGCACCGCCGTCCTGGCCTTTCAGGACGAGGTGCAGCAGGAACTCTTCCGCATGCATCACGCCGAGGATGTCTGA
- a CDS encoding FAD-dependent oxidoreductase translates to MTLPSHAAIVIIGGGIIGCSTAFHLARDHKADVILLEQEALTSGSTWHAAGLVGQLRSSASITRVLKYSVDLYKDLEHQTGVATGWKMAGCLRLATNRDRWTEFRRLATTAGSFGMDMHLLSPEEVKALWPLMEVGDLVGASFLPTDGQASPSDITQSLAKGARMHGAKIFEHVRVTGFDLQDGRIHKVRTTMGDIACETVVNCAGQWARQVGAMAGVNVPLQPVKHQYIITERLPGLAVDAPTVRDPDRRTYFKEEVGGLVMGGYEPNPQAWTTGDVPADWAFRLFDDDYDHFEQHMVEAIARVPALENVGVRQMINGAESFTPDGNFILGAAPECRNMFVGAGFNAFGIASGGGAGWVLAQWIIDGEAPLDLWSVDIRRFSDLHRDRQWVLDRTLEAYGKHYAITFPHEEYESGRPRIVSPLYDRLKGRGAVFGSKLGWERPNWFAPQGVAARDVYSMVRQNWFTAVNSEHRHVREAVGIFDQSSFAKYEMRGPDAVKALDWICANDISKPAGRITYTQLLNSRGGIAADLTVARLSEDAFYIVTGTGFRTHDLGWIADHIPAGSDVTLHDVTEEYGVLSLMGPKARTVLAAVTDADVSNAGFPFGHVREIAIAGHTVRALRITYVGELGWELHMPMDALIDVFDVLMKTGTSSDIRPVGYRALESLRLEKGYRAWGADITPNDTPFEAGLGWAVKLREKGDFLGRSALEAAKGQPQRKAFVGFTVDDPNIVLLGRETILRNGEPVGYLTSGGYGDTIGKGIGYGYVCRSEGVDDAFLKDGVYELVVAMERTPATIHLEPLYDPLGLRVRS, encoded by the coding sequence ATGACCCTGCCTTCCCATGCCGCTATCGTCATCATTGGTGGCGGCATCATCGGCTGCTCGACGGCCTTTCATCTCGCGCGCGACCATAAGGCGGATGTCATTCTTCTGGAGCAGGAGGCCCTGACCTCCGGCTCCACCTGGCATGCCGCCGGTCTTGTCGGCCAGTTGCGCTCGTCGGCTTCGATCACCCGCGTGCTGAAATATTCGGTCGATCTCTACAAGGATCTCGAACACCAGACCGGCGTTGCGACCGGCTGGAAGATGGCGGGCTGCCTTCGGCTCGCGACGAACCGGGATCGCTGGACGGAGTTCCGCCGCCTTGCCACGACGGCGGGAAGCTTCGGCATGGACATGCATCTGCTGTCGCCGGAAGAAGTGAAGGCCCTCTGGCCTCTGATGGAGGTCGGCGACCTCGTGGGTGCAAGCTTCCTGCCGACGGACGGGCAGGCGAGCCCATCCGATATCACGCAGTCGCTTGCCAAGGGCGCCCGCATGCATGGCGCGAAGATCTTCGAACACGTGCGCGTCACCGGTTTCGATCTGCAGGATGGGCGAATCCACAAGGTGCGCACGACGATGGGGGATATTGCCTGCGAGACGGTGGTCAACTGCGCGGGGCAATGGGCAAGGCAGGTCGGGGCGATGGCGGGCGTCAATGTGCCTCTCCAACCGGTGAAGCACCAGTATATCATCACCGAGCGGCTTCCGGGGCTCGCCGTGGATGCGCCCACGGTGCGCGATCCGGACCGGCGTACCTATTTCAAGGAGGAAGTCGGCGGCCTGGTCATGGGCGGCTATGAGCCGAACCCACAGGCCTGGACGACCGGCGACGTGCCGGCCGACTGGGCCTTTCGGTTGTTCGATGACGACTACGATCATTTTGAACAGCATATGGTCGAGGCGATCGCCCGGGTGCCGGCACTGGAGAATGTCGGCGTCAGGCAGATGATCAACGGCGCGGAGAGCTTTACGCCCGACGGCAACTTCATTCTCGGCGCTGCTCCGGAATGCCGGAACATGTTCGTCGGGGCGGGTTTCAACGCCTTCGGCATCGCCTCCGGCGGCGGGGCAGGGTGGGTGCTGGCCCAATGGATCATCGACGGGGAGGCGCCGCTCGATCTCTGGTCCGTCGATATTCGCCGGTTCAGCGACCTGCACAGGGACCGTCAATGGGTGCTCGACCGCACGCTGGAAGCCTATGGGAAGCACTATGCGATCACCTTTCCCCATGAGGAATACGAGAGCGGCCGCCCGCGTATCGTCTCACCGCTCTATGATCGCTTGAAGGGAAGGGGGGCGGTCTTTGGCTCGAAGCTCGGTTGGGAGCGGCCGAACTGGTTTGCGCCGCAGGGAGTGGCGGCGAGGGACGTCTATTCCATGGTCCGGCAGAATTGGTTTACCGCCGTAAACTCGGAGCATCGGCACGTGCGCGAAGCGGTCGGTATTTTCGATCAGTCGTCCTTTGCCAAATATGAGATGAGGGGGCCTGATGCCGTGAAGGCCCTCGACTGGATTTGCGCCAATGACATTTCAAAGCCGGCAGGCCGCATCACCTATACGCAGCTTCTCAACAGCCGCGGCGGCATTGCCGCGGACCTGACGGTCGCGCGGCTGTCCGAGGATGCATTCTATATCGTGACAGGCACCGGCTTTCGCACGCATGATCTTGGCTGGATAGCGGACCATATTCCAGCAGGCTCCGATGTCACGCTCCATGATGTGACGGAAGAGTATGGCGTGCTCTCACTGATGGGGCCGAAGGCGCGGACGGTGCTTGCGGCGGTTACGGATGCGGATGTGTCCAATGCCGGTTTTCCCTTCGGCCATGTGCGGGAGATTGCCATAGCCGGTCATACCGTCCGCGCATTGCGCATCACCTATGTCGGGGAACTCGGATGGGAGTTACACATGCCGATGGACGCTTTGATCGATGTCTTCGACGTGCTGATGAAGACGGGGACGTCATCCGATATCCGGCCTGTCGGCTATCGCGCGCTTGAATCGCTGCGTCTCGAAAAGGGATATCGGGCTTGGGGAGCGGATATCACGCCGAACGATACGCCCTTCGAGGCCGGTCTCGGCTGGGCGGTGAAGTTGCGCGAGAAGGGAGACTTTCTCGGCCGCTCTGCGCTGGAGGCCGCAAAGGGGCAACCGCAAAGAAAGGCCTTCGTCGGCTTTACGGTTGACGACCCGAACATCGTCCTTCTCGGCCGCGAGACGATCCTGCGAAATGGTGAGCCGGTGGGATATCTCACGAGTGGAGGATATGGCGACACGATCGGCAAGGGCATCGGTTATGGCTATGTCTGCCGCTCGGAGGGCGTAGACGATGCCTTCCTGAAAGACGGCGTTTACGAGCTCGTCGTCGCGATGGAGCGCACACCTGCGACCATTCACTTGGAGCCGCTGTACGATCCTCTGGGCCTTCGGGTGAGAAGTTGA
- the repA gene encoding plasmid partitioning protein RepA, whose amino-acid sequence MNMAATFGQAISEVDQLIIGQAHELSDKLKQHRLEMFPPVARKGLRQFQLSEAAHFLGVTSGYLRNLSLESKGPLPQVTPSGRRSYTAQQLQEMREYLEQNSRGQRYVPRRRGAEHLQVIAVVNFKGGSGKTTTTAHLAQHLALTGHRVLAVDLDPQASLSAIHGFQPEFDVDENETLYGAIRYDDQRRPLKEIIRKTNFPGLDIVPGNLELMEFEHDTPRILAQGNSGDYGRIFFARLDEALSSVADDYDVVVIDCPPQLGFLTMSAICGATAVLITVHPQMLDVMSMCQFLQMLGEVLNTLKSAGGNMNLDWLRYLVTRYDPADGPQTQMVAFMRSLFKQHVLTSTMVRSVAIADAALTNQTLYEVERSQFTRATYDRALESMEAVNSEIVDLIHKAWGR is encoded by the coding sequence ATGAATATGGCCGCAACGTTTGGACAGGCAATTTCCGAGGTCGATCAGCTGATCATCGGACAGGCCCATGAGCTTTCAGACAAGCTGAAGCAGCACCGGCTGGAAATGTTCCCGCCCGTCGCGCGAAAGGGCCTGCGCCAGTTCCAGCTGAGCGAGGCTGCGCATTTCCTCGGCGTCACCAGCGGCTACCTGCGCAACCTGTCGCTGGAATCCAAGGGCCCCCTGCCGCAGGTCACCCCTTCCGGCCGCCGGTCCTATACGGCCCAGCAGTTGCAGGAGATGCGCGAATATCTCGAGCAGAACAGCCGTGGCCAGCGCTACGTGCCGCGCCGGCGCGGTGCCGAGCATCTGCAGGTCATCGCCGTGGTGAACTTCAAGGGCGGCTCCGGCAAGACGACGACGACCGCGCATCTGGCGCAGCATCTCGCCCTGACCGGCCATCGCGTCCTTGCCGTCGATCTCGACCCGCAGGCGAGCCTTTCGGCCATCCACGGCTTCCAGCCGGAATTCGACGTCGACGAGAACGAGACCCTTTATGGCGCCATCCGCTACGACGACCAGCGCCGGCCGCTGAAGGAGATCATCCGCAAGACCAACTTCCCCGGCCTCGACATCGTGCCGGGCAATCTCGAGCTGATGGAGTTCGAGCACGACACGCCGCGCATCCTCGCGCAGGGCAACAGCGGCGACTACGGTCGCATCTTCTTCGCCCGGCTGGACGAGGCGCTGTCCTCGGTCGCCGACGATTACGACGTGGTGGTGATCGACTGCCCGCCGCAGCTCGGCTTCCTGACGATGAGCGCGATCTGCGGCGCGACGGCGGTGCTGATCACCGTGCATCCCCAGATGCTCGACGTGATGTCCATGTGCCAGTTCCTGCAGATGCTGGGCGAGGTGCTGAACACGCTGAAAAGCGCGGGCGGCAACATGAACCTCGACTGGCTGCGCTATCTCGTCACCCGCTACGACCCGGCCGATGGCCCGCAGACGCAGATGGTCGCCTTCATGCGCTCGCTTTTCAAGCAGCATGTGCTGACCAGCACGATGGTGCGAAGCGTCGCCATCGCCGATGCGGCGCTCACCAACCAGACGCTCTACGAGGTCGAGCGCAGCCAGTTCACACGGGCCACTTACGACCGGGCTCTTGAATCCATGGAAGCGGTCAATTCGGAGATCGTCGATCTCATTCACAAGGCATGGGGGCGTTGA
- a CDS encoding LysE family translocator: MPDGLFVPAILALLFTPGPTNTLLTVGAAARGWRASLPLLLGELCGYLAVVIPLTTVAAPLFNEHPPLAMGLRVLAACWVLFLAIRMWRVSAAKAPEGLTSAVTVRQVFLTTMLNPKAPIIALAIMPTGNLMEIAPALGLFSLLVLCAGASFLALGSIAGRAPVVSPRLVYRVAAIFLVVFSVGLAGSASGML, from the coding sequence ATGCCCGACGGTCTTTTCGTTCCCGCCATCCTCGCGCTGCTCTTCACGCCGGGGCCAACCAATACCCTGCTGACTGTCGGCGCCGCTGCGCGGGGCTGGCGCGCGAGCCTTCCTCTTCTTCTCGGCGAGCTCTGTGGCTATCTTGCTGTCGTCATCCCTTTGACGACTGTTGCCGCGCCTCTTTTCAACGAGCATCCACCGCTCGCTATGGGCCTTCGCGTTCTCGCTGCATGCTGGGTGCTGTTTCTGGCGATCCGGATGTGGCGCGTTTCAGCGGCAAAAGCGCCTGAAGGGCTGACGTCTGCGGTCACGGTTCGCCAGGTCTTCCTGACGACGATGCTCAATCCGAAAGCACCGATCATCGCACTCGCGATCATGCCGACCGGGAACCTCATGGAGATCGCGCCGGCACTCGGTCTCTTCAGCCTGCTCGTCCTATGCGCGGGGGCAAGCTTCCTGGCATTGGGGAGTATCGCCGGACGAGCACCGGTCGTGTCGCCGCGCCTCGTCTATCGCGTGGCGGCCATCTTCCTGGTCGTCTTTTCGGTCGGGCTTGCCGGCAGCGCGTCAGGCATGCTCTGA
- a CDS encoding RHE_PE00001 family protein, whose protein sequence is MNSMRYDPAKLPIQRLLQPLSDAEVALARLDERVARSPVGQGWIERMHFTDACASLWVDGELVHLEDLVLHDAAHDVRAPTHELTIASDVLRTRRRIAAQPSDWALSAQGLNNLCRAGGVDGGQSVRDGGGGAADAVAVAQGSDDVGEDMSDPLARELAAIDALLARSEAMMAETKASGRVREREALVYEADWDEDARLEEWRAVLAEIGNLPPVLQAVLALDAWNVLGVLQHGAWLGRQLAGSILRQAALTTGPHLAAFNLGLKSIPVDRRRHVDRDIRISAMLHALGAAAELGLKEHDRLTLARTMMERKLVGRRASSNLPGLIDLVLARPMVSAGMVAEALDVTPQAALRIIRELGLREMTGRGRFRAWGVV, encoded by the coding sequence ATGAATTCAATGCGTTACGATCCTGCGAAATTGCCTATCCAACGCCTGCTTCAGCCGCTTTCTGACGCGGAAGTGGCGCTGGCGCGCCTCGATGAGCGAGTTGCCCGCTCCCCGGTCGGTCAGGGATGGATCGAGCGCATGCATTTCACGGATGCCTGCGCATCGCTCTGGGTCGATGGTGAGCTCGTCCATCTCGAGGATCTCGTCCTGCATGATGCGGCGCATGACGTTCGCGCTCCCACCCATGAATTGACCATTGCGTCCGACGTCCTCAGAACCCGGCGTCGTATCGCCGCGCAGCCATCCGATTGGGCCTTGTCGGCGCAAGGCCTGAACAACCTTTGCAGGGCGGGTGGGGTTGATGGCGGCCAGTCAGTCCGTGACGGCGGGGGAGGGGCGGCGGATGCTGTGGCGGTGGCGCAGGGGAGCGACGATGTCGGCGAGGATATGTCGGATCCGTTGGCCCGCGAACTTGCGGCGATCGATGCCTTGCTGGCGCGGTCGGAGGCGATGATGGCGGAGACGAAGGCTTCCGGTCGCGTGCGCGAGCGGGAAGCGCTCGTCTACGAGGCGGATTGGGATGAGGATGCGCGTCTGGAGGAATGGCGCGCCGTGCTGGCCGAGATCGGCAATTTGCCGCCGGTGCTGCAGGCGGTCCTCGCCCTCGATGCGTGGAATGTTCTCGGCGTCCTGCAGCATGGGGCCTGGCTCGGCCGGCAGCTTGCCGGCAGCATATTGCGCCAGGCCGCACTTACCACCGGCCCCCATCTCGCGGCCTTCAATCTCGGCCTGAAGAGCATTCCTGTCGACCGGCGCCGGCACGTCGATCGCGACATCAGGATCTCGGCCATGCTGCATGCCCTTGGCGCGGCCGCGGAACTGGGGCTGAAGGAACATGACCGGTTGACGCTGGCGCGCACCATGATGGAGCGCAAGCTCGTCGGGCGGCGAGCCTCATCGAACCTGCCCGGCCTCATCGATCTGGTCCTGGCACGGCCGATGGTTTCGGCCGGCATGGTCGCCGAGGCGCTCGACGTCACCCCGCAGGCGGCCTTGCGCATCATCCGCGAACTCGGGCTGCGCGAGATGACGGGCAGGGGGCGTTTTCGCGCCTGGGGTGTCGTCTAG
- the repB gene encoding plasmid partitioning protein RepB — MARKNVLSNLMNPSAEPADSSNPGQEEQRPSITYKGIGALGAVTRSIDALAAKADAAKEIEAKLAAGEVVIELEPDQIEESFISDRLVHSDQEFQELVEAMRVRGQDSPILVRPHPTKDGTYQIAFGHRRAKAARLLGRPVRAIVKSLTDRDHVIAQGQENSARADLSFLERATFAGELETRGFDRETIMSALSADKTTVSKMLSVVNRIPKGVRAGIGPALSIGRDRWHELATRFDDPANEDKAVEFLARERIRTRPPEERFNLLNSHLARHETPAAAKLAPATWHRKDGAVEASIKTNGRQYTIALKAAEAAAFGAYITRNLDRLYEAYRTENKQKSGD, encoded by the coding sequence ATGGCGCGCAAGAACGTTCTGTCCAACCTGATGAACCCGTCGGCCGAGCCGGCGGATTCGTCCAATCCGGGACAGGAAGAACAGCGCCCGTCGATCACCTACAAGGGCATCGGCGCGCTGGGGGCGGTCACGCGGAGCATCGATGCACTCGCAGCCAAGGCCGATGCGGCAAAGGAAATCGAGGCGAAGCTTGCCGCCGGCGAGGTCGTCATCGAGCTTGAGCCCGACCAGATCGAGGAATCCTTCATTTCCGACCGCCTGGTTCATTCCGATCAGGAATTCCAGGAACTCGTCGAGGCGATGCGCGTGCGCGGCCAGGATTCGCCGATCCTCGTGCGCCCGCATCCCACGAAGGACGGCACCTACCAGATCGCCTTCGGTCACCGCCGCGCCAAAGCCGCCCGGCTGCTCGGCCGGCCGGTGCGTGCCATCGTCAAGTCGCTGACCGACCGCGACCATGTCATCGCCCAGGGCCAGGAGAACAGCGCGCGCGCAGATCTTTCCTTCCTCGAGCGGGCGACCTTTGCCGGGGAACTGGAGACGCGCGGCTTCGATCGCGAGACGATCATGTCGGCTCTCAGCGCCGACAAGACGACCGTTTCGAAGATGCTTTCGGTCGTGAACCGCATTCCGAAAGGCGTGCGCGCCGGCATCGGCCCTGCCCTTTCCATCGGCCGCGACCGCTGGCACGAGCTGGCGACGCGTTTCGACGATCCTGCCAATGAAGACAAGGCCGTGGAGTTCCTGGCGCGCGAACGCATCCGGACCCGCCCGCCGGAGGAACGCTTCAACCTTCTCAACAGCCATCTCGCGCGCCATGAGACGCCAGCCGCCGCAAAGCTGGCACCGGCCACCTGGCATCGCAAGGATGGCGCTGTGGAAGCCTCGATCAAGACGAACGGCCGGCAATACACGATTGCCCTGAAGGCGGCGGAAGCCGCGGCCTTCGGCGCTTACATCACCCGTAATCTGGATCGCCTCTACGAGGCGTATCGCACGGAAAACAAACAGAAATCAGGAGATTGA